A single window of Gammaproteobacteria bacterium DNA harbors:
- a CDS encoding putative DUF2807 domain-containing protein (Evidence 3 : Putative function from multiple computational evidences) has product MNKVKCLTNQPRLRNIAWFIMILLGVTTPVLSGMSNSNFHTKEQNFHAQGLEVDSFTGRLRIEVAARSDLAVRLSGAVEDIDGIALSVRNGTLHIDDQRGASGSSTTSVVTMGNVTTVVSGGGTASVSIGGREIGSGVNHPTMEISVSIPTGVPINLRAMNGDCHIGNTHGPVDLTLSSGNCVLGEITKGELLVQGSGNIEVRQVHGDLRVGINGSGDVRVRNGQVNRLEATLDGSGQIDLGVQAQEAVLSLMGAGNIRVTEVRVRPRVTVMGAGEVDVGNW; this is encoded by the coding sequence TTGAATAAAGTAAAATGTCTGACTAATCAACCTCGCTTAAGAAATATCGCTTGGTTCATCATGATATTGTTAGGCGTGACAACCCCTGTTTTGAGTGGTATGAGTAATAGTAATTTTCACACAAAGGAACAAAATTTTCATGCTCAAGGATTAGAGGTCGATAGTTTTACTGGACGCTTACGGATAGAAGTCGCAGCACGTTCCGATTTAGCAGTGCGGCTCAGTGGAGCGGTGGAAGATATTGATGGTATTGCATTGAGTGTTCGCAACGGAACACTACATATTGATGATCAACGTGGTGCTAGTGGAAGCAGTACTACTTCGGTGGTTACGATGGGTAACGTGACCACCGTGGTTAGCGGTGGCGGTACCGCAAGCGTCAGTATCGGTGGGCGAGAAATAGGATCAGGAGTTAATCACCCTACAATGGAAATTAGCGTCTCTATACCGACTGGAGTACCAATAAATTTGCGTGCCATGAATGGTGATTGTCATATTGGAAATACTCATGGTCCAGTGGATCTCACCTTATCTAGTGGAAACTGCGTGTTGGGCGAAATTACTAAGGGTGAATTATTAGTACAAGGATCGGGAAATATCGAAGTACGTCAAGTTCATGGTGATCTACGCGTGGGGATTAATGGCAGTGGCGACGTGCGTGTTCGTAATGGACAAGTAAATCGTCTGGAAGCTACCTTGGACGGTAGTGGCCAAATCGATCTAGGAGTTCAAGCTCAGGAAGCGGTACTGTCCTTGATGGGTGCAGGTAATATACGAGTCACTGAGGTTCGCGTTCGACCACGAGTTACGGTTATGGGAGCTGGTGAGGTCGATGTTGGGAATTGGTAA